A stretch of DNA from Desulfurella amilsii:
AATTAATCAACGAGGTAATAATATGACTCAAAAAAACAATCAAGGGCTTACTACAAATGAAGCCCAGAAAAGGCTTTTAGAATTTGGCCCCAACCAAATTTTTAAACCGACAAAAATCAGTTTTTTGGGCATAGCTAAACATGAAGTAATGGAACCAATGATTCTTCTTTTGTTAGTTGTTGGTTTCTTCTATAGTATCTGGGGGAAACTTGAAGATGCCATTACCATTTTCGTGATAATTTCCTTGTTGGTTTTGGCGGAAGTTTATAACGAGTTTCGGGCAAAGAAGGCAATCGCTTCCTTGGAAAAAATTACTGCGCCAAAAACAAAGGTGCTAAGAGACAGCAATATTATTGAAATTGATTCGGAAAATGTCGTGCCAGATGATATTTTGATTTTAACCTCGGGGACTAAGATTGCCGCTGATGCAAAAGTAGATCACGATGTGAGTCTGCAAGTTGACGAATCGGCCTTAACAGGCGAATCCTTTCCGCTGGATAAAAATTATAATGACGAGATTTACGCTGGAACAATTGTTGTTTCCGGTGAGGGAAGAGCAGAGGTTTTTGCGACAGCTGAAAACACAAAACTTGGTAAAATCGCCAGTACCCTAAAGGAAGTAAAGCCGCCAAAAACCGCTTTGCAACTGGCGATGAAATCGTTGGCTGGGAAATTGGTCTATCTTGCTGTATTTTTCTCTATTCTAATTCCAATAATAGGAATCATGCGGGGACAAGATCTAAAAACAATGGTTTTAACGGGTCTGTCTCTTTCTTTTGCCACTATTCCCGAAGAACTGCCAATTATTATTACGATGGTTTTAGGGTTAGGCGCATATGAGCTTTCTAAAAATAATTTTCTGGTTAAAAGAATCAAAGCCGCCGAAACATTAGGCAATGCTACGGTCATTGTTACTGACAAAACGGGGACTATTACTGAAAGTCAAATGAAAATTGCTTCACTTTATCCTGGTAACGAGAAAGAAATTATAGAAAAAGCCTTTTGTGCGATTTCTCAATATTCCGTATCACCCATGGAGCTGGAAATTAAAAACAAGGCGGTAGAATTAAAAATAGATAAATCTTTACCGGAAATGATTCGCGAAAGAATTTTTGGCAATGGTAGGAAATCAAAATCGGTAATAAGGAAAAATGAGAATGAATATGAACTATTTACCAGTGGCGCGCCTGAAGAAATTTTTACTATGTGCCGTGATATAGGTGACGATATTAAAAATGGATTGGCCGAGCAAACATCCAAAGGCAGAAGAGTTATTGCGGTTGCTTACAAAAAATTAACAGCTGCGGAAAAAAATCTTGATTTTGCCGAAC
This window harbors:
- a CDS encoding cation-translocating P-type ATPase, whose protein sequence is MTQKNNQGLTTNEAQKRLLEFGPNQIFKPTKISFLGIAKHEVMEPMILLLLVVGFFYSIWGKLEDAITIFVIISLLVLAEVYNEFRAKKAIASLEKITAPKTKVLRDSNIIEIDSENVVPDDILILTSGTKIAADAKVDHDVSLQVDESALTGESFPLDKNYNDEIYAGTIVVSGEGRAEVFATAENTKLGKIASTLKEVKPPKTALQLAMKSLAGKLVYLAVFFSILIPIIGIMRGQDLKTMVLTGLSLSFATIPEELPIIITMVLGLGAYELSKNNFLVKRIKAAETLGNATVIVTDKTGTITESQMKIASLYPGNEKEIIEKAFCAISQYSVSPMELEIKNKAVELKIDKSLPEMIRERIFGNGRKSKSVIRKNENEYELFTSGAPEEIFTMCRDIGDDIKNGLAEQTSKGRRVIAVAYKKLTAAEKNLDFAELEKDLNFAGLISFEDPPRKGVKETIAKAVEAGIRTIMVTGDHPLTARSIAKEIGILAEDNQVLTGKDLDKLSEEELQNIIKSASVFARTTPHHKYRIVQALQKNGEVVAVTGDGINDALALKGADIGIAMGIRGTDVAKEAAEVVLADDNYITIMQGIFEGRKFFDNLQKGIKYYLSVKVALILIFLLPVLLGIPMPLAPIQIIILELFMDLAASAGFVAEPKERNIYSRPPRNPKESIINNRVIKDILIKGTVLFIAVISVYFYARSQNLSLVQSQTFAFSAWIFGHIVLAFISRSDKESIFSLGMFTNKIINLWALTAITFLVLGIYLPFLKERFNLFSISFTQLIFIALIVSLIVGSLELRKMFNLNKR